A part of Bacteroidia bacterium genomic DNA contains:
- a CDS encoding AI-2E family transporter, translated as MRAIWPISMRISLGIIAIYVATQAFVAAEQFFLPIGFGILLAGFYLPFVRWLERKKIPTGVALLFCVLLTVAGLGVTGYFFSTQSVNISKDLPAIQSNLMQRWEIWQQFFLEQFGVNQSEQIEFLNQKLSLFLEHATKYVGSTLLAATHILSVVVLVIIYALLLIQYRRLVYAVIVQVITRNFGLDIHEAIQQIVQMIQQYVIGIGIIILIMSILCSFGLWIVGAPHALFLGTLAATLNIIPYVGIISVGLLSAAFTFITNNSFVDAGLVLLIFWVIHMFESNFLTPKIVGRKVQLNALASILAIVIGGHLWGIVGMILAIPYMAIFKIVCQFIPSLHFIAVLLGHGELHKNTLINDEELK; from the coding sequence ATGAGAGCAATTTGGCCAATCAGTATGCGCATATCGCTGGGAATTATTGCTATTTATGTGGCAACACAGGCATTTGTTGCTGCCGAGCAGTTTTTTCTGCCGATAGGCTTTGGTATTTTATTGGCCGGTTTTTATCTGCCATTTGTTCGTTGGTTAGAGAGAAAAAAAATACCTACCGGCGTAGCCTTACTTTTTTGTGTTTTACTGACAGTAGCCGGATTAGGTGTTACGGGTTATTTCTTTTCTACCCAATCCGTTAATATTTCAAAAGACTTACCTGCCATACAGTCCAATTTAATGCAGCGTTGGGAAATTTGGCAGCAATTTTTCTTAGAGCAGTTTGGTGTTAATCAGTCTGAGCAAATTGAGTTTTTAAACCAAAAGCTAAGTTTGTTTTTAGAGCACGCTACTAAATATGTTGGGAGCACTTTGCTTGCAGCTACCCACATTTTGTCTGTTGTAGTTTTGGTTATCATTTACGCCTTACTCTTGATTCAGTATCGGCGGTTAGTTTATGCGGTTATTGTGCAAGTAATAACCCGAAATTTTGGGCTTGATATTCACGAGGCAATCCAGCAAATAGTGCAGATGATTCAACAATATGTTATCGGAATTGGAATCATAATTCTGATAATGAGTATTTTATGTAGTTTTGGTTTATGGATAGTGGGTGCTCCACATGCTTTATTTTTAGGTACTTTGGCAGCTACTTTAAATATCATTCCATACGTTGGGATTATCAGCGTAGGCTTGCTTTCGGCAGCCTTCACGTTTATTACCAACAATTCTTTTGTAGATGCTGGGTTAGTGCTATTGATTTTTTGGGTTATTCATATGTTTGAGTCTAATTTTTTGACACCCAAAATTGTAGGCCGTAAAGTCCAGCTGAACGCATTAGCCTCTATTCTGGCAATTGTTATCGGCGGGCATCTCTGGGGCATTGTGGGAATGATATTGGCGATTCCTTATATGGCAATTTTCAAAATAGTGTGCCAGTTTATCCCGAGCCTACATTTTATTGCCGTTTTATTAGGACATGGAGAACTTCATAAAAACACCCTCATTAATGATGAAGAATTAAAATAG
- the lptC gene encoding LPS export ABC transporter periplasmic protein LptC, which yields MNTLKILTIIIAILFVIGCEPENKQQILQDIKDKDFLQESFKVTYYYSDSAIMKAKITTPHLVEKKVGQDIQTEANRGIKIEFYTPSGAIESYLVADKARLYNEKSIGEASGNVIVYNDKQEKLETEKLIWEQHKNILHTNSFVKITTPKEVIFGEGLESNTTFTKYKIFKIKGTLTIQE from the coding sequence ATGAATACATTAAAGATACTCACAATCATAATTGCTATTTTGTTTGTGATAGGCTGTGAGCCAGAAAACAAGCAGCAAATCCTTCAGGATATAAAAGATAAAGACTTTTTGCAGGAATCATTTAAGGTTACTTACTATTATTCAGATTCTGCAATTATGAAAGCCAAAATAACTACTCCGCACTTAGTGGAGAAAAAAGTTGGGCAAGATATTCAAACAGAGGCGAATAGAGGAATCAAAATAGAGTTTTATACTCCCTCAGGAGCTATTGAAAGCTATCTTGTGGCAGATAAAGCGCGATTATACAACGAAAAATCTATCGGGGAAGCATCCGGAAATGTTATTGTCTATAATGACAAACAAGAAAAATTAGAAACCGAAAAACTTATCTGGGAGCAACATAAGAACATTTTGCACACCAATTCTTTTGTTAAAATCACCACTCCCAAAGAGGTAATCTTTGGGGAAGGTTTGGAGTCTAACACAACTTTTACAAAATATAAAATCTTTAAAATCAAGGGAACGCTTACTATTCAGGAATAA
- a CDS encoding tetratricopeptide repeat protein, producing MPKIQLRSICIFLYISTLAFFVGYNPAFSQDYFKMAEAETNPLKQVELYTKAIAQSPSNWAYYKRGFAYLNARKYYAGIEDFKQALNAKSGNLDPAYIYHGLGYGYYAIGHYSQSIEACTKGIQLNPSVKGCWYIRAWSKMSLLQFAESIVDFKKYIELAPGEPSGYSDLAWAYYQKGEYNAALIEIEKALQLAPENSTLIERKVLILNKLGKKEEAEALAAKITNFVKDDPISLSNLGILFAHNRDYKSAIDFHSRAIALYNEKIKIDPRFPQTHKTDLVNIYMNRGNAYYGLADYQHALADYTKVIDLDPTNYLGWQNIGQVHTFQKNWKEGAIAYEQCFRYRPDHPEGWVNLGFCYSKMHKDQEAVNAYTRGLRITPNIGLLYNNRGFSYLLLKQYEKAYQDLIKAIQVDPSVAMSHVSLGEYYNEVEKYDEAIAKFNEALGMPDKNENELTAGYTGRGTAYLKKKQYDLAEADFKKALEIDPEYVEAHEKIGITYFEKKKYCEAQRHLKQGIILENTQQTGKATECAKYLGKITAINPEPCR from the coding sequence ATGCCCAAAATTCAGTTACGTTCAATATGTATATTTCTGTATATTAGCACATTAGCATTTTTTGTTGGATATAATCCTGCTTTTTCGCAAGATTATTTTAAGATGGCTGAAGCCGAAACGAACCCACTTAAGCAGGTAGAACTCTACACTAAGGCGATAGCCCAAAGCCCAAGTAATTGGGCATACTATAAGCGCGGCTTTGCCTATCTAAATGCTCGAAAATATTATGCAGGTATAGAAGACTTTAAGCAAGCCTTAAATGCTAAATCAGGAAACTTAGACCCTGCTTATATTTATCACGGACTTGGATACGGTTATTATGCTATTGGGCACTATAGCCAATCTATTGAAGCCTGTACAAAGGGGATACAACTTAACCCCTCTGTAAAAGGATGCTGGTATATTCGAGCATGGTCTAAAATGTCTTTATTGCAGTTTGCTGAATCCATTGTGGATTTTAAAAAATATATTGAACTTGCCCCCGGTGAACCTTCCGGCTATTCGGACCTTGCTTGGGCTTATTACCAAAAAGGGGAATACAACGCCGCCTTAATAGAAATCGAAAAAGCACTACAACTTGCTCCGGAAAATAGCACTTTAATAGAACGTAAAGTTCTGATACTAAATAAACTTGGAAAAAAAGAAGAAGCCGAAGCCTTAGCTGCTAAGATTACCAACTTTGTAAAAGATGATCCGATTTCTCTTTCCAATTTAGGGATTCTTTTTGCTCATAATCGAGATTACAAGAGTGCTATTGACTTCCATTCCCGAGCAATCGCTTTATACAATGAAAAAATAAAAATTGACCCGCGCTTTCCACAAACCCACAAAACAGATTTGGTAAACATCTATATGAATCGCGGAAACGCTTATTATGGGTTAGCTGATTACCAGCACGCGTTAGCAGACTATACTAAAGTTATTGACCTTGACCCTACGAACTATCTGGGTTGGCAGAATATTGGGCAGGTTCATACCTTTCAAAAAAACTGGAAAGAAGGGGCTATCGCCTACGAACAATGTTTTCGCTATAGGCCAGACCACCCGGAAGGCTGGGTAAACTTAGGCTTTTGCTATAGCAAAATGCACAAAGATCAAGAAGCGGTGAACGCCTACACAAGAGGGTTACGCATTACCCCAAACATTGGGCTTCTATACAACAATCGCGGATTCTCCTACCTTCTCCTAAAACAATATGAAAAAGCATATCAAGATTTAATCAAAGCAATTCAGGTAGATCCGTCCGTAGCTATGTCCCATGTTTCACTTGGAGAATACTATAACGAAGTAGAAAAATATGACGAAGCCATCGCAAAGTTTAATGAAGCATTGGGAATGCCAGATAAAAATGAAAACGAACTGACCGCCGGTTATACCGGCAGAGGAACAGCATACCTCAAAAAGAAACAATATGACCTTGCAGAAGCAGACTTCAAAAAGGCATTAGAAATTGACCCTGAATATGTTGAAGCCCATGAAAAAATCGGTATCACCTATTTTGAAAAGAAAAAATATTGTGAAGCCCAACGGCACTTAAAACAGGGAATTATTTTGGAAAACACACAACAAACAGGAAAGGCTACCGAATGTGCTAAATATCTTGGAAAAATTACCGCGATTAATCCTGAACCCTGCCGTTAG
- the pyrF gene encoding orotidine-5'-phosphate decarboxylase: MRVSNRLRRLSEEKKSILCVGLDSDISLIPDFLFQTDNPLLEFNKAIIEATAPFAVAYKLNTAFYESLGQRGWDILEKTLALIPSNIITIADAKRGDIGNTSNFYAKAFFESLNFDCVTVNPYMGRDSVLPFLSYPNKMIFVLALTSNEGAHDFQLSFDGEQHLYEKVITKSLEWQEHGVGEVGFVVGATQAKFLESVRKITPDSTLLIPGIGAQGGNMQDVCQYGNYHDGNLLINVSRSILFASKGEDFRQFAYEEARKITQEMQTTFQL; this comes from the coding sequence ATGAGAGTAAGCAACCGGTTACGCCGGCTTAGTGAAGAAAAAAAGTCTATCTTATGCGTAGGCTTAGATAGCGATATTAGTTTAATTCCGGATTTTTTATTCCAAACAGACAATCCACTTTTGGAGTTTAATAAGGCTATTATTGAAGCAACGGCTCCCTTTGCCGTTGCTTATAAGTTAAATACCGCTTTTTATGAATCGCTTGGCCAGCGCGGGTGGGATATTTTAGAAAAAACATTAGCGCTGATTCCCAGCAATATCATCACCATAGCAGATGCCAAACGCGGAGACATTGGCAATACCTCAAATTTCTATGCCAAAGCTTTTTTTGAATCCCTAAACTTTGATTGCGTTACGGTTAATCCATATATGGGGAGAGATTCTGTATTGCCTTTTTTATCGTATCCAAACAAAATGATTTTTGTTTTGGCATTAACTTCAAATGAGGGCGCACACGACTTTCAGCTTTCTTTTGACGGAGAGCAACATCTATATGAAAAGGTCATAACCAAATCCCTTGAATGGCAAGAGCATGGCGTTGGCGAAGTGGGCTTTGTGGTAGGCGCAACTCAGGCTAAGTTTTTAGAATCTGTTCGGAAAATCACCCCCGACTCGACCCTTTTAATACCCGGAATTGGCGCGCAAGGAGGCAATATGCAAGACGTTTGCCAGTATGGAAATTATCATGACGGAAACCTATTGATTAACGTCAGCCGCAGCATATTATTTGCCTCAAAAGGAGAAGATTTTCGGCAGTTTGCATACGAAGAAGCGCGAAAAATCACCCAAGAAATGCAGACCACTTTCCAGCTATAG
- a CDS encoding arginase family protein: MDISPFFEKLPEDIYGDSFLGKYCIGGVIESNSLSAGFPDWLYADVVIVGFPAAYGSVSSGASAQAPNIVRHYLANLALPAKKISIVDLGNLKQYESEDSFHQAVIIVLRTLLRANKVIIQLGGTHDLALPQYLAFEEAERAVNYVTIDSRLDAYDSEFGLTHFTHHNAMFRQKPNFLREFTVIGGQNHYLTIPEQEFIKQLNINWLRLGDLLSNLTKAEPYFRHADMLSVDMSAVHSADAPGVNHPSPAGFTVEQFCQLARYAGVAYHLESVSIHEINPVKDINDQTSHLAALFIWYFIEGFYNRIHDKPDAARDNVKTYRVQLSGSNPKEIIFLKHERTNRWWMEVPYPKKNPKASDRFELVPCHPTDYETACQDEIPERWWHTQYRLAGMHSH, translated from the coding sequence ATGGATATTTCTCCATTTTTTGAAAAACTTCCGGAGGATATTTACGGAGATTCTTTTTTAGGAAAATACTGTATTGGGGGCGTTATAGAGTCGAATAGCTTATCGGCGGGTTTTCCAGATTGGCTGTATGCGGATGTCGTTATAGTAGGTTTTCCGGCTGCTTACGGCTCTGTATCCAGCGGAGCTTCTGCGCAAGCTCCCAATATCGTAAGACACTATTTGGCAAACTTAGCCCTGCCGGCTAAAAAAATATCTATCGTAGATTTAGGAAACTTAAAGCAATATGAATCAGAAGATTCTTTTCATCAGGCAGTTATAATTGTTTTAAGAACACTTTTAAGAGCCAATAAAGTCATCATTCAGTTGGGTGGTACGCATGATCTTGCTCTTCCGCAATATTTAGCTTTTGAAGAAGCAGAACGTGCCGTAAATTACGTAACAATCGATTCTCGCTTAGATGCCTATGATTCAGAGTTTGGCTTAACCCATTTTACACATCACAATGCGATGTTTCGCCAGAAACCTAACTTTTTACGTGAATTTACGGTTATTGGTGGGCAAAATCATTATTTGACTATACCGGAGCAGGAATTTATCAAGCAGTTAAATATTAATTGGTTACGCTTAGGAGATCTTTTATCGAATTTAACTAAGGCAGAGCCTTACTTTCGCCATGCGGATATGCTTAGTGTAGATATGAGTGCCGTGCATAGTGCAGATGCTCCTGGAGTAAACCATCCTTCGCCGGCAGGCTTTACCGTAGAGCAATTCTGCCAGTTAGCTCGCTATGCGGGTGTTGCTTATCATCTTGAATCAGTAAGTATTCATGAAATCAACCCGGTTAAAGATATTAATGACCAAACCAGCCATTTAGCGGCACTTTTTATCTGGTATTTTATAGAAGGTTTTTACAACCGTATTCATGATAAACCCGATGCAGCACGAGATAATGTAAAAACCTACCGTGTTCAACTGAGTGGCTCTAATCCCAAAGAAATTATCTTTTTAAAACATGAACGAACCAATCGTTGGTGGATGGAAGTGCCTTATCCCAAAAAGAATCCTAAGGCTTCAGACCGCTTTGAGTTAGTTCCTTGCCACCCTACGGATTATGAAACAGCATGCCAAGACGAAATTCCGGAACGCTGGTGGCATACCCAATACCGTTTAGCCGGTATGCATTCACACTAA
- a CDS encoding SCO family protein translates to MNFSSNPNSKRFFLVVAVILVLQLPVIFFIISKFNHQVDKLPIYGNKEMASNGDTIYHKLPDFHFVTQENKPISLDSLAGKIHIADFFFTTCPGICPKLTKNLEKVHAFVNTVSTVHIVSYSIDPKHDSIPVLAAYAKKHRANPAKWSFVWGNQDSIYALATKGYLVTAEQGNGPENGFLHSQKIVLIDKEFRIRGFYDGLNPAELERMIAEIKLLMAEYKDLP, encoded by the coding sequence ATGAACTTTTCTTCAAATCCTAATTCCAAACGTTTTTTCTTAGTAGTAGCCGTTATCCTTGTTTTGCAACTACCGGTAATCTTTTTTATCATTTCTAAATTCAATCATCAGGTAGATAAATTACCCATTTATGGAAATAAAGAAATGGCTTCAAATGGAGATACTATTTATCATAAACTCCCTGATTTCCATTTTGTTACCCAAGAAAACAAGCCTATTTCCTTAGATTCTTTGGCAGGAAAAATCCATATTGCGGATTTTTTCTTTACGACCTGTCCTGGAATATGCCCTAAACTTACCAAAAACTTAGAAAAAGTTCACGCCTTTGTAAATACCGTTTCTACTGTACATATAGTATCTTATTCCATTGATCCTAAGCATGATAGCATTCCGGTTTTGGCGGCTTATGCGAAAAAACATCGAGCAAATCCGGCGAAGTGGTCGTTTGTCTGGGGAAATCAAGATTCTATATATGCATTAGCTACAAAAGGTTATTTGGTAACTGCCGAACAAGGTAATGGCCCCGAAAATGGATTTTTGCACAGCCAAAAAATAGTCTTGATAGATAAAGAATTTCGTATTCGTGGTTTCTATGATGGCTTAAACCCTGCTGAATTAGAACGAATGATTGCAGAAATTAAGCTACTAATGGCTGAATACAAAGATTTGCCGTAA
- a CDS encoding decaprenyl-phosphate phosphoribosyltransferase produces the protein MLSKPKSVYITLLRPKQWTKNIFVFAAVFFSFHLEAGLWLIAALVFGAFSMLSSSFYVINDILDRDEDAQHPIKKLRPIASGKVSVQIAWVIAIVLLITSLIGSFSLNFYVGIILLAYAFLQVGYNLWFKKVPLLDILAIASGFVLRAFAGSLATGIGLSNWFLLSIAMLSLFLAIEKRKAELALTYFGHSIARKTLQFYSKELLEKLETITITALLVAYMLWSSGPTLQGAPTSWLMLTLPIVLYGVFRYFMLSSSTGTLTAEKPEDILFADKPIFFTVLLWILTTVTILWAHHKQFI, from the coding sequence ATGTTATCTAAGCCAAAATCTGTTTATATCACTTTATTGCGACCTAAACAGTGGACTAAAAATATCTTTGTTTTTGCGGCTGTTTTCTTTAGTTTTCATTTAGAAGCTGGCTTATGGCTAATTGCAGCCCTTGTTTTTGGTGCTTTTTCAATGTTATCAAGCAGTTTTTATGTAATTAATGACATCTTGGATAGAGATGAAGATGCTCAACATCCAATCAAGAAACTACGCCCGATAGCCTCCGGAAAAGTTTCAGTTCAGATTGCATGGGTTATCGCTATTGTTTTGTTAATAACCTCATTAATAGGTTCTTTTAGCTTAAATTTTTATGTAGGAATAATTTTATTAGCGTATGCTTTTTTGCAGGTTGGGTATAATCTTTGGTTTAAAAAAGTACCGCTATTAGATATTTTAGCGATTGCTTCGGGTTTTGTTTTGCGGGCATTTGCCGGTTCCTTAGCTACGGGCATTGGGCTTTCAAACTGGTTTTTACTATCCATAGCAATGCTTTCACTTTTTTTAGCCATTGAAAAACGAAAAGCAGAGCTTGCGCTAACCTATTTCGGCCATTCCATAGCCCGAAAAACGTTACAGTTTTATTCCAAAGAGTTATTAGAAAAATTAGAAACAATCACCATAACAGCTTTATTAGTAGCTTATATGCTTTGGAGTTCCGGCCCTACCTTACAAGGAGCACCTACTTCGTGGCTAATGCTTACACTACCAATTGTCCTTTATGGCGTATTCCGGTACTTTATGCTAAGTAGCTCAACAGGAACTTTAACTGCCGAAAAACCGGAAGATATATTATTTGCAGATAAACCAATTTTCTTCACCGTTCTGCTCTGGATTCTAACTACGGTTACTATTTTATGGGCACATCACAAACAATTCATTTGA
- a CDS encoding beta-lactamase family protein translates to MEKLPRLILNPAVRIIICIVGFVFSGCTPLHTFWYNMPGHRDIHLFKNRPLIATNPTPFITADSNITLPPPILWGNHRYLKYKHTPEQYLHRTKTYALLILRNDTLVYQYYAPNFNRASELTSFSVAKGILSLLAGIAIDEKKLNLEDSVSEWLLLWRNRPSFAPIQIKHLLQMTSGLNFRDEYVNPFGGAARFYYGKNLRQKVLNLKPKYMPGTVYRYKSCDPILISMILEKATGKSVTEYLQEKIWNPCGMQFSGSWSLDGGFQPIEKSFCGLNAKPEDLLRLGQVMLHQGKYNQKQIIPPKWLQEIQHIDGREASPRFYQYYWYLSAESTDYFAEGINGQLLYISPSTQTVIVRLGSQIDWHWRDNLGNLAGSCSKKIPIKITPSHRLIAGSYIFSVSDSGDTSMLGKKAKFWISGNRLYIKTDIHKTFSAFPYQEKSFYDPKNQRNLQFLLNDSGQIDHILWTRGRQTWKLLPEIQ, encoded by the coding sequence TTGGAAAAATTACCGCGATTAATCCTGAACCCTGCCGTTAGAATCATTATTTGTATAGTCGGTTTTGTTTTTTCAGGCTGTACGCCGCTACATACTTTTTGGTACAATATGCCCGGACATCGGGATATTCATCTTTTTAAAAACCGCCCGCTAATTGCCACAAATCCTACACCGTTCATCACTGCTGATTCAAACATTACTTTGCCGCCTCCAATCCTGTGGGGAAATCATCGTTATCTAAAATATAAACATACACCGGAGCAGTACTTACACCGTACCAAAACCTATGCTCTGCTCATACTGAGAAATGATACCCTTGTGTATCAATACTATGCACCCAATTTTAATCGTGCATCTGAGCTTACTTCTTTTTCAGTAGCTAAAGGCATTTTGTCTCTTTTAGCCGGAATTGCTATTGATGAGAAAAAGCTAAACTTAGAAGATTCGGTTTCTGAATGGCTGCTTCTATGGCGTAATCGCCCCAGCTTTGCCCCAATCCAGATAAAACATTTACTGCAAATGACTTCTGGATTAAATTTTAGAGACGAATATGTTAATCCGTTTGGAGGAGCTGCACGATTTTATTACGGGAAAAATCTACGACAAAAGGTGCTAAACCTCAAACCAAAGTATATGCCCGGAACAGTATATCGTTATAAAAGTTGCGACCCAATTTTAATATCTATGATTTTGGAAAAAGCTACCGGTAAGTCTGTTACGGAATATTTACAAGAAAAAATCTGGAATCCCTGCGGAATGCAATTTTCCGGTTCTTGGAGTTTAGACGGTGGTTTTCAACCTATTGAAAAGAGCTTTTGTGGGCTTAACGCAAAACCCGAAGATTTGCTACGGCTGGGGCAAGTCATGCTTCATCAAGGAAAATACAACCAAAAACAAATTATCCCCCCAAAATGGCTTCAAGAAATTCAACATATAGATGGACGTGAAGCCAGCCCCAGATTTTATCAATATTATTGGTATTTAAGTGCCGAATCCACAGACTATTTTGCCGAAGGCATTAACGGCCAATTACTGTACATTTCTCCTTCTACTCAAACAGTTATTGTTCGTTTAGGAAGTCAAATAGATTGGCATTGGAGGGATAATTTAGGCAATTTAGCCGGCTCATGTTCTAAAAAAATCCCAATTAAAATCACCCCGAGCCATCGCCTCATCGCCGGAAGTTATATTTTTAGCGTTAGCGACTCCGGAGACACCTCCATGTTGGGCAAAAAGGCTAAATTCTGGATTAGTGGTAACCGACTGTACATAAAAACAGATATTCACAAAACCTTTTCAGCCTTTCCTTATCAAGAGAAATCCTTTTATGACCCTAAAAACCAACGAAACCTTCAATTTCTGCTCAATGATTCCGGACAAATAGACCACATTCTTTGGACCCGCGGGAGGCAGACATGGAAACTCTTACCTGAGATTCAGTAA
- a CDS encoding outer membrane lipoprotein carrier protein LolA, which translates to MKLSRIIYWTFCVIVLLASQANAQIDPKADKLVKRARDKFYSFPDFSANIAFSLENKALKEKQPAKSGYVKIKKNKYHVIFPDQELFCDGKTVWVYLKTNNEVNISDFDPNESLNIDKVFALYDKGMKSRLDNAETIGGVSTQKISLFPNNNKTEYTRVEVWINATTDLVHRFKLVNKNGTTYQYDLSAIKTNTLIPDSEFVFDAQKYPKVNIVDLR; encoded by the coding sequence ATGAAATTAAGCCGTATTATTTATTGGACTTTTTGTGTAATCGTGCTCTTAGCCAGCCAAGCTAACGCCCAAATTGACCCTAAGGCAGATAAGCTGGTGAAACGTGCTCGCGATAAATTCTATAGTTTCCCAGATTTTTCTGCTAATATTGCTTTTTCCTTAGAAAACAAAGCCCTCAAAGAAAAACAACCGGCAAAATCCGGCTATGTAAAAATCAAAAAAAATAAATATCACGTTATTTTCCCTGACCAAGAGCTTTTCTGTGACGGCAAAACGGTTTGGGTGTATCTCAAAACAAATAACGAAGTAAATATTTCTGACTTTGACCCCAACGAAAGCCTGAATATTGATAAGGTTTTTGCACTATATGATAAAGGCATGAAAAGCCGTTTAGATAACGCAGAAACAATTGGAGGCGTAAGCACCCAAAAAATATCCCTTTTTCCCAATAACAATAAAACAGAATATACCCGCGTAGAAGTCTGGATTAACGCCACCACAGATTTAGTACATCGTTTCAAATTGGTAAACAAAAATGGTACTACTTATCAATATGATTTATCCGCTATCAAAACAAACACCCTAATACCCGATTCAGAATTTGTTTTTGATGCACAAAAGTATCCCAAAGTTAATATTGTAGATTTAAGATGA
- a CDS encoding DUF4337 domain-containing protein: MDAQKEESKADGLESIAAFSTAVIAVFLSISSILNGQAGDDVLIYRGEANDAWAYFQSKSIKQNLYEINQRNLELQLKNETYSAAYKDSIRVEIETIIKKIDKYEKEKGDIKIKAEENEQISQDADAKSNWYDLAEAFYQIAIVLAAIAIIAKSRKMWVLSCILGVIAIGLTAYAFFFA; encoded by the coding sequence ATGGATGCGCAGAAAGAAGAATCCAAAGCAGACGGCTTAGAAAGTATAGCTGCTTTTTCCACCGCCGTAATAGCTGTATTTTTGTCTATTTCTTCTATTTTGAATGGGCAAGCCGGCGATGATGTACTGATTTATAGAGGTGAGGCTAATGATGCCTGGGCATATTTTCAATCCAAAAGCATTAAACAAAATCTATATGAAATTAACCAGCGAAATTTAGAACTCCAGCTAAAAAATGAGACTTATTCCGCAGCCTACAAAGACTCTATCCGAGTAGAAATCGAAACTATCATCAAAAAGATAGATAAATACGAAAAAGAAAAAGGCGATATAAAGATTAAAGCTGAAGAAAACGAGCAAATATCACAAGATGCTGATGCTAAATCAAATTGGTATGATTTGGCAGAAGCATTTTATCAAATTGCCATCGTTTTGGCGGCTATTGCCATTATCGCAAAGAGCCGTAAAATGTGGGTGCTGAGCTGTATTTTAGGCGTAATTGCGATTGGGCTAACTGCCTATGCTTTCTTCTTTGCCTAA